Proteins encoded within one genomic window of Rossellomorea vietnamensis:
- a CDS encoding YpdA family putative bacillithiol disulfide reductase: protein MKMEECIIVGGGPCGLSAAISLKEKGINPLIIEKGNIVNAIYHYPTHQTFFSSSEKLEIGDVPFVIEEHKPRRNQALVYYREVAKRKKLRINRFETVYKVEKHDDSFTVTTSKGHYESKSIVIATGYYDNPNYMEIPGEEQENVFHYFKEAHPFFDTDVVVIGGKNSAVDAALELNKAGARVTVLYRGSEYSKSVKPWILPNFDALVRNGEVTMEFQACVDEITGDTVLYNVNGEKKEVKSDFVFAMTGYHPDHSFLTKMGIEIDKETGRPAHNPETMETNVAGVYIAGVIAAGNNANEIFIENGRLHGGLIARSITEMKK from the coding sequence TTGAAAATGGAAGAATGTATTATAGTAGGCGGAGGACCGTGCGGGTTGTCTGCTGCCATTAGTCTCAAAGAAAAAGGAATCAATCCTTTGATCATCGAAAAAGGAAATATCGTCAATGCGATTTACCACTACCCTACCCATCAAACCTTCTTTTCGTCGAGTGAGAAGCTTGAGATCGGCGATGTACCTTTTGTCATTGAAGAGCATAAGCCGAGAAGGAATCAGGCATTGGTCTATTATCGCGAAGTGGCGAAGCGTAAAAAGCTGAGGATCAACCGATTTGAAACTGTTTATAAAGTAGAGAAACACGACGACAGCTTTACGGTGACGACTTCTAAGGGCCATTATGAAAGTAAGTCGATCGTCATCGCAACCGGATACTACGATAACCCGAATTATATGGAGATCCCGGGGGAGGAACAAGAGAATGTGTTTCACTATTTTAAAGAAGCCCATCCTTTTTTTGATACGGATGTGGTGGTCATCGGAGGCAAAAACTCCGCCGTTGATGCAGCACTCGAATTGAATAAAGCGGGGGCAAGGGTCACCGTTTTATACCGGGGAAGTGAATACTCCAAAAGTGTCAAGCCCTGGATCCTGCCGAATTTTGACGCACTTGTAAGAAACGGTGAAGTCACGATGGAGTTTCAGGCATGTGTGGACGAAATAACAGGGGATACTGTTCTTTACAACGTTAATGGAGAAAAGAAAGAAGTCAAGAGTGATTTTGTGTTTGCCATGACCGGCTATCATCCCGATCACAGCTTCCTGACGAAAATGGGGATAGAAATCGATAAGGAAACAGGACGTCCGGCCCACAATCCCGAAACGATGGAAACAAATGTAGCCGGCGTCTATATTGCGGGAGTCATTGCCGCAGGAAACAATGCCAATGAAATCTTCATAGAAAACGGTCGTTTGCATGGCGGATTGATTGCAAGATCCATCACGGAAATGAAAAAATAG
- a CDS encoding asparaginase, which translates to MMKKDILVIHTGGTISMMEDEQTGAVTPGKENPLSVQTSIVSNLANLSVVEAFHLPSPHITPLHMQQLKEIIEEKYQEKPFHGVVITHGTDTLEETAYFLDLTLSLPISIVVTGAMRSSNEIGADGLYNLISSVRVAADDKSMNKGVLVVLNDEIHSAKNVTKTHTSNVSTFQSPQYGPIGIVTKRGVLFHHQPTSNEHYEVCDISKRVTLIKAYAGMDSGLLRAIKELQYDGVVIEALGQGNLPPETVMGIEELLEASIPVVLVSRCFNGIVQDIYGYSGGGKQLKEKGVIFSNGLNGQKARIKLVVALSQIHDMKELEAIFKN; encoded by the coding sequence ATGATGAAGAAAGATATTTTAGTCATACATACAGGCGGCACCATCTCGATGATGGAAGACGAACAGACCGGAGCCGTTACACCGGGAAAAGAAAACCCGCTCTCTGTGCAGACATCAATTGTTTCAAATCTGGCGAATCTGAGTGTAGTAGAAGCATTCCACCTGCCCTCCCCTCATATTACGCCTCTGCATATGCAGCAGCTGAAAGAAATCATCGAAGAAAAGTATCAGGAAAAGCCATTCCACGGGGTCGTCATCACCCACGGAACGGATACATTGGAAGAAACAGCTTATTTCCTGGACTTGACCCTCTCCCTCCCCATCTCGATCGTGGTGACGGGAGCGATGAGATCAAGCAATGAAATAGGGGCTGACGGTTTATATAATCTGATTTCATCTGTCCGTGTAGCAGCGGACGATAAATCCATGAACAAGGGGGTTCTGGTTGTCCTGAACGATGAGATCCATTCTGCGAAAAATGTGACCAAAACCCATACGAGCAATGTATCCACATTTCAAAGCCCACAGTATGGACCGATCGGGATCGTGACGAAAAGAGGGGTCCTCTTCCATCACCAGCCGACCTCTAATGAGCACTACGAGGTATGTGACATCTCCAAGAGGGTGACACTCATAAAAGCGTATGCAGGAATGGATTCAGGATTACTGCGGGCGATAAAGGAGCTTCAGTACGACGGGGTCGTCATCGAAGCATTGGGTCAGGGGAATCTCCCACCGGAAACCGTGATGGGCATCGAGGAACTGTTAGAAGCGAGTATTCCCGTCGTATTGGTTTCGAGATGCTTCAATGGGATCGTCCAGGACATTTACGGATATTCAGGTGGAGGAAAACAACTGAAGGAAAAAGGGGTCATCTTCTCTAACGGTCTAAATGGACAAAAGGCCAGAATCAAGCTTGTGGTCGCCCTTTCCCAAATACATGATATGAAAGAACTTGAAGCGATTTTCAAAAACTAG
- the prsW gene encoding glutamic-type intramembrane protease PrsW — protein MLVILSAGIAPGLALLSYFYLRDQYEAEPITLVFKTFMYGALITFPIMFLQYVLEVEGIIDSNWSTAFISSGFLEEFFKWFILMFAIFQHVDFNEPYDGIVYGASVSLGFATVENILYLIANGVEHAFGRAVLPVSSHALFGVIMGYYLGKAKFSSREERHKWLFLAVSVPLLLHGTYNYIFLAEKNWVYYMVPFMFFLWWLGLKKVKSAHQLTEKKYKRELKKEVI, from the coding sequence ATGCTGGTGATTTTATCAGCGGGTATAGCACCAGGATTAGCATTGTTAAGTTACTTTTATTTACGGGATCAATACGAGGCCGAACCCATTACATTGGTGTTTAAAACGTTTATGTACGGGGCCCTTATTACCTTTCCGATTATGTTTTTACAATATGTCCTGGAAGTGGAAGGGATCATTGATTCCAATTGGTCTACAGCCTTCATTTCCTCCGGGTTCCTAGAAGAGTTTTTTAAGTGGTTTATTTTAATGTTTGCCATCTTCCAGCACGTGGACTTCAACGAACCATATGACGGGATCGTGTATGGAGCCAGTGTTTCCCTTGGGTTCGCTACAGTGGAAAATATATTATATTTGATCGCCAATGGCGTAGAGCACGCATTTGGGAGGGCGGTACTCCCTGTATCCAGTCATGCCCTTTTCGGTGTCATCATGGGGTATTATTTAGGGAAAGCCAAGTTCTCATCCCGGGAAGAAAGGCATAAATGGCTTTTTCTGGCCGTTTCGGTGCCTCTCTTGTTACATGGAACCTACAATTATATTTTCCTTGCTGAGAAAAACTGGGTTTACTACATGGTTCCGTTTATGTTTTTTTTATGGTGGCTGGGATTAAAGAAAGTGAAGAGCGCCCATCAGCTGACAGAGAAGAAGTACAAAAGGGAATTGAAGAAAGAAGTCATTTAA
- the sleB gene encoding spore cortex-lytic enzyme — translation MVLMCSLLMISSEGEKADAFTNQVIQHGATGEDVIELQSRLQYIGYYNGDIDGVFGWGTYWALRNFQYEFGLPIDGLAGAKTKEKLVKASKYNKEYVKNQIEKGNDFSHYGGTDLDKQGGSTGGGGAKAPAQNKPAPSKPTAVNTPNGFSQNDIQLIANAVYGESRGEPYEGQVAVAAVILNRIDSSAFPNTVAGVIFEPGAFTAVADGQIWLTPNERAKEAVLDAINGWDPSSSALYYFNPATATSKWIWSRPQIKKIGKHIFCS, via the coding sequence ATGGTGCTAATGTGTTCTCTTCTTATGATTTCTTCTGAAGGTGAGAAGGCAGACGCTTTTACGAATCAGGTCATTCAGCATGGCGCAACGGGTGAGGATGTAATCGAGCTTCAATCCAGACTTCAATATATCGGATATTATAACGGCGATATTGATGGTGTATTTGGATGGGGGACCTATTGGGCACTCCGAAACTTTCAATATGAGTTCGGTCTTCCGATCGATGGCCTTGCCGGTGCGAAAACAAAAGAAAAACTTGTGAAAGCATCAAAGTACAATAAGGAATATGTGAAGAATCAAATTGAAAAAGGCAATGACTTCAGCCATTATGGCGGGACAGATTTAGATAAACAAGGAGGTTCGACAGGTGGGGGAGGTGCAAAGGCTCCTGCTCAAAACAAGCCGGCCCCTTCTAAGCCGACGGCGGTGAATACACCGAATGGTTTCTCTCAAAATGACATTCAATTGATCGCAAACGCAGTATATGGAGAATCACGTGGTGAACCATACGAGGGACAAGTAGCTGTAGCAGCAGTCATTCTCAATCGGATAGACAGCTCAGCGTTTCCCAATACCGTGGCAGGGGTCATCTTTGAACCAGGTGCGTTCACAGCCGTAGCTGACGGCCAAATCTGGTTAACCCCTAATGAAAGAGCAAAAGAAGCGGTGTTGGATGCCATTAACGGTTGGGATCCGTCATCAAGTGCCCTGTATTACTTTAATCCAGCGACGGCAACAAGCAAGTGGATTTGGTCCCGTCCCCAAATCAAGAAAATTGGAAAACACATATTCTGTAGTTAA
- the ypeB gene encoding germination protein YpeB, whose amino-acid sequence MLRIILITVLVLGVAGTAFWGYQEHQEKNAILINAENNYQRAFHELTYQVDLLHDQIGSTLAMNSRKSLSPALADVWRLTSQAHSDVGQLPLTLLPFNKTEEFLSNIGDFSYRVAVRDLDKNPLTDKEYKSLENLYKQSADIQNQLRQVQHLVMENNLRWMDVEMALASGDEQADNTIIDGFKTVEKNVSGYDEANFGTTTFVNTEKKDQNFKKLKGKEISKEEAVKILRRYSGIPKSKDAKVSKSGKGADYKFYSVSIGNGNTEASMDITQKGGYPIWYINNRKINEPKISLNKAAEKATAFLKENNFQKLELFESAQYDNIGIFTYVTVLDGVRVYPDSVKIKVALDNGQIVGFAAEEYLKNNHEREIPKASITKAEAKETTNPNLKIMEERQAVIVNDLNEEVLCYEFMGMLGKDTYRIFVNANTGEEEKVERLKKAEPIYEEVV is encoded by the coding sequence TTGCTACGTATCATTTTAATTACGGTACTCGTCCTCGGTGTTGCAGGTACCGCTTTCTGGGGATACCAGGAACACCAGGAGAAAAATGCGATACTGATCAATGCGGAAAATAATTATCAAAGAGCATTTCATGAATTGACTTACCAGGTGGACCTGCTTCATGATCAAATCGGTTCCACTCTTGCCATGAATTCACGGAAGTCACTATCACCGGCACTTGCCGATGTGTGGAGATTGACGTCACAGGCTCACAGTGACGTAGGTCAGCTTCCTTTAACGCTGCTGCCATTTAATAAGACGGAAGAATTCCTGAGTAATATCGGTGACTTCAGTTATCGTGTAGCTGTCAGGGATTTAGATAAAAATCCATTGACGGATAAAGAATATAAGTCATTGGAAAACCTATATAAACAAAGTGCCGATATACAAAATCAGTTACGTCAAGTCCAGCATCTTGTCATGGAAAACAATTTGCGATGGATGGATGTGGAAATGGCTTTGGCATCAGGAGATGAACAGGCAGACAATACCATTATCGATGGATTCAAGACTGTCGAGAAAAATGTATCCGGATATGATGAAGCGAACTTTGGCACGACCACCTTCGTCAACACGGAGAAAAAAGATCAGAACTTTAAAAAGTTAAAAGGGAAAGAAATTTCCAAAGAGGAAGCAGTCAAGATATTGAGGAGGTATTCCGGCATCCCTAAATCGAAAGATGCAAAAGTTTCAAAAAGCGGGAAGGGTGCCGATTACAAATTCTATAGTGTATCGATCGGAAATGGTAACACCGAAGCAAGTATGGATATCACCCAAAAAGGCGGGTATCCGATCTGGTATATCAATAACCGTAAAATCAATGAACCAAAGATCAGCTTGAACAAAGCAGCTGAAAAAGCGACGGCTTTCCTGAAGGAAAATAACTTCCAGAAGCTCGAGCTGTTTGAGAGTGCACAATATGATAACATCGGTATTTTCACATACGTAACGGTCCTGGACGGAGTGAGGGTTTATCCTGATTCAGTCAAAATAAAAGTAGCACTGGATAATGGACAGATTGTCGGGTTTGCTGCTGAAGAATACTTAAAAAATAATCATGAAAGGGAAATCCCTAAGGCTTCCATTACTAAGGCAGAGGCGAAAGAAACGACGAACCCCAACCTGAAGATAATGGAAGAACGCCAGGCGGTGATTGTGAACGATCTCAACGAAGAAGTGCTATGCTATGAATTCATGGGCATGCTGGGTAAAGATACCTATAGAATATTCGTCAATGCTAACACAGGAGAAGAAGAGAAAGTAGAAAGGCTCAAAAAAGCAGAGCCCATCTATGAAGAAGTCGTTTAA
- a CDS encoding flagellar brake protein, protein MIKTGTTLQLEPIHNETFDRYRCRVVELSEEGIFIDYPIHTQTEKAVFLIDGTQLKASFTFNEQTVLMFETEVMGRKLSKIPMIHLHYPGDEGLMKVQRRQFVRVEASTDISLKKNGQFYPTITEDLSAGGCAVVVRKGMDLKSGDGLSTIIVLPMQTGECRYAEIEGKVIRVWEKEHKQIASIEFVHLTENQRQHILRYCFERQLDLRKKGLLE, encoded by the coding sequence ATGATAAAAACAGGTACCACATTGCAATTGGAGCCTATACATAATGAAACATTTGATCGATATAGATGCAGGGTGGTCGAACTTTCCGAGGAGGGGATTTTTATCGATTATCCCATCCATACCCAAACGGAGAAAGCCGTTTTTTTAATCGATGGAACACAGTTGAAAGCAAGCTTCACCTTCAATGAACAGACCGTCCTGATGTTTGAAACGGAAGTGATGGGCCGTAAACTATCCAAGATACCGATGATCCACCTGCACTATCCAGGGGACGAAGGGTTAATGAAAGTCCAAAGAAGGCAATTCGTTCGTGTAGAAGCGAGTACCGACATTTCATTAAAGAAGAATGGTCAGTTTTATCCGACGATCACGGAAGATCTCAGTGCAGGAGGATGTGCTGTAGTGGTCAGGAAGGGAATGGATTTGAAAAGTGGCGACGGGCTGTCCACCATCATCGTCCTCCCGATGCAGACAGGGGAGTGCCGGTATGCAGAAATCGAAGGAAAAGTGATCCGGGTCTGGGAAAAGGAACACAAACAAATTGCAAGCATCGAATTTGTTCATTTAACTGAAAATCAGAGGCAGCATATTTTAAGATATTGTTTCGAAAGACAGCTTGACTTAAGAAAAAAAGGCTTACTTGAATAA
- a CDS encoding YpfB family protein, whose amino-acid sequence MKRVERILIKLAIIHVILLIAVQFVFHQLNVLPELHKLVFYEGVEKMEYSEIVETLSR is encoded by the coding sequence GTGAAAAGGGTAGAAAGAATTTTAATTAAATTAGCCATCATACATGTCATACTATTAATAGCGGTCCAGTTTGTCTTTCATCAACTGAATGTCCTTCCCGAGCTTCATAAGCTCGTATTCTACGAAGGAGTGGAGAAAATGGAGTACAGTGAAATTGTAGAAACCCTATCACGTTAG
- the cmk gene encoding (d)CMP kinase, which translates to MKKLRIAIDGPAAAGKSTVAKIVAGKLSYLYIDTGAMYRSLTYKALSSNVDLHDENALNQLLSETTIELEPSEVGQLVYLDGNDVTDEIRQASVTNSVSHVAVHSGVREEMVKRQQLLAKEGAVVMDGRDIGTHVIPDAEIKVFLLASVDERAQRRHEENLSKGYPSDLEQLKGEIARRDKIDSEREVAPLKKAEDATEIDTTSLSISEVVDQIMLLVERKG; encoded by the coding sequence TTGAAAAAATTAAGAATTGCAATCGATGGTCCTGCAGCGGCAGGTAAAAGTACCGTTGCAAAAATTGTAGCAGGAAAATTATCTTATCTTTATATTGATACCGGGGCGATGTACCGCTCTTTAACGTATAAAGCTTTGAGCAGCAACGTAGACTTGCATGATGAGAATGCATTGAATCAATTATTGTCTGAAACGACGATCGAACTTGAACCTTCTGAAGTGGGACAGCTTGTATACCTGGACGGAAACGATGTAACAGATGAAATCCGTCAGGCTTCCGTGACCAATTCAGTGTCCCATGTGGCCGTTCATTCAGGTGTGAGGGAAGAAATGGTGAAGAGACAGCAGCTGCTTGCAAAAGAAGGCGCTGTAGTGATGGATGGAAGGGATATCGGCACCCACGTCATACCTGATGCGGAAATCAAAGTTTTCTTACTCGCGAGTGTGGACGAACGCGCCCAAAGGAGACACGAGGAGAATCTCTCGAAGGGATATCCGAGTGATCTGGAGCAATTAAAAGGAGAAATCGCCCGCCGTGACAAGATCGATTCTGAAAGAGAAGTTGCCCCTTTGAAAAAAGCCGAGGATGCAACGGAAATAGACACCACTTCCCTTTCCATTTCAGAAGTGGTGGACCAAATCATGCTTTTAGTAGAAAGGAAAGGTTAA
- a CDS encoding lysophospholipid acyltransferase family protein, whose amino-acid sequence MNLYTFARGLVKSILSPLYRIEVKGLEHFPKDGGVLLCANHIDNLDPPVVGISAPRPVSFMAKEELFNVPVLGKLLPDLRAFPVKRGMSDREALRKGLKVLKQGDVLGLFPEGTRSKTGQIGKGLAGAGFFALRSEAYVVPCAIIGPYKPFRKLKVVFGPPIPMDSIREERLNAEKTTEIIMKHIEDLIHANQ is encoded by the coding sequence GTGAACCTATATACCTTTGCCAGAGGTCTCGTTAAGTCGATCCTTTCCCCTTTGTACCGGATAGAGGTGAAGGGGCTGGAGCATTTCCCGAAAGATGGGGGTGTTTTACTATGCGCCAACCACATTGATAATCTGGATCCCCCCGTTGTAGGGATCTCAGCTCCAAGGCCAGTGTCCTTCATGGCGAAAGAAGAACTCTTCAATGTTCCCGTATTGGGGAAATTGCTTCCTGATTTACGCGCATTCCCCGTGAAAAGAGGGATGAGCGACCGGGAAGCACTCCGTAAAGGATTAAAAGTCCTGAAGCAGGGAGATGTTTTAGGACTGTTCCCAGAGGGTACTAGAAGTAAGACAGGGCAAATCGGCAAGGGATTGGCAGGAGCGGGCTTCTTTGCACTAAGATCCGAAGCTTATGTCGTACCCTGTGCCATCATCGGCCCATACAAGCCATTCAGGAAATTGAAGGTTGTATTCGGACCGCCGATCCCGATGGATAGTATCCGTGAAGAAAGATTAAATGCGGAGAAAACGACGGAAATCATCATGAAGCATATTGAAGACCTGATACATGCGAATCAATAA
- the rpsA gene encoding 30S ribosomal protein S1, with product MMEDMNGIEVKNLEIGEKVKGTVTKVEEKQVLVDVQDSKVDGIIPISELSSLHIEKASDVVSEGDVLELIVTKVEEELLVLSKRKVDAEKAWEEMKVRFENGDVFEAEVKDVVKGGLVVDLGVRGFVPASLVEDYYVEDFSDYKDKTLSFKIVELDQEKNRLILSHRAVVEAEKQQQKKQLLTDIESGAVLEGTVQRITDFGAFVDIGGVDGLVHISQLSHEHVEKPSDVVTEGQKVQVKVLSVDRDNERISLSIKETLPGPWSDISDKAPKGSVLDGVVKRLVSYGAFVEVFPGVEGLVHISQISHKHIGTPHEVLQENQDVKVKVLDVNENEQRLSLSIKALEEKEEEVTDYEMPEESTGFQLGEMIGDKLKDLK from the coding sequence ATAATGGAAGACATGAATGGAATTGAAGTGAAGAATCTTGAAATTGGTGAAAAAGTTAAGGGGACAGTCACTAAGGTTGAAGAAAAACAAGTCTTAGTCGACGTTCAAGATAGTAAAGTGGATGGCATCATTCCAATTAGTGAACTCTCAAGCCTTCATATCGAAAAAGCTTCTGATGTAGTCAGTGAAGGGGATGTACTTGAGTTAATCGTGACTAAAGTGGAAGAAGAACTTCTGGTTCTATCCAAACGTAAAGTGGATGCTGAAAAAGCATGGGAAGAAATGAAGGTCCGCTTTGAAAATGGAGACGTCTTCGAAGCTGAAGTGAAAGACGTCGTGAAGGGCGGTCTTGTCGTTGATCTTGGAGTAAGGGGATTCGTCCCGGCATCATTGGTGGAAGATTATTATGTCGAGGATTTCTCCGATTATAAAGATAAAACCTTATCGTTCAAGATCGTTGAGCTTGATCAGGAGAAGAATCGTTTGATCCTGTCCCACCGTGCAGTGGTCGAAGCAGAGAAGCAGCAACAGAAGAAACAGCTGCTGACAGACATCGAATCGGGTGCCGTCCTTGAAGGGACAGTCCAGCGGATTACGGATTTCGGTGCATTCGTGGATATTGGTGGGGTGGACGGACTTGTCCATATTTCCCAACTATCCCATGAACATGTAGAGAAGCCTTCGGATGTCGTGACTGAGGGACAAAAAGTACAGGTGAAGGTCCTGAGTGTCGACCGTGACAACGAGCGTATTTCTTTATCCATCAAAGAAACCCTCCCTGGGCCATGGAGTGACATTTCAGACAAGGCTCCTAAAGGAAGCGTGTTGGATGGGGTCGTAAAACGCCTTGTATCTTACGGGGCATTTGTAGAAGTGTTCCCTGGAGTGGAAGGACTTGTTCATATCTCTCAAATTTCACATAAACATATCGGTACTCCACACGAAGTGCTTCAGGAGAACCAGGATGTAAAAGTGAAGGTGCTTGACGTGAACGAAAATGAACAACGCTTATCTCTAAGCATCAAGGCGCTTGAGGAGAAAGAGGAAGAAGTAACGGATTACGAAATGCCTGAAGAAAGCACCGGCTTCCAATTAGGAGAAATGATTGGAGATAAATTAAAAGATCTTAAGTAA
- the fni gene encoding type 2 isopentenyl-diphosphate Delta-isomerase has translation MTRAQRKQDHINYALSTGQQRKTGFDEVAFVHQSLPNIAVDEVHLQSEIGELTWSSPIFINAMTGGGGESTTKINQELSILSRETGLAIAVGSQMSALKDPAERKTYEVVRKHNPDGMIFGNLGSEATVQQARDAVEMIRADALQIHLNVIQELTMPEGDRDFQGALERIQNIAENLSVPVIVKETGFGISKEAAESLSDSTISAIDIGGFGGTNFSKIENQRRKRMLDFFDEWGIPTAVSIAESYAVSDKPILASGGIQNSLDIVKSLGLGASAVGMAGVILKQLLETGLNDTIEEVNQIHTDIQFLMCALGCRRIDDLHKVPMVLSGHIYHWLETRGLNPRGYSNRCM, from the coding sequence GTGACGAGAGCTCAAAGAAAGCAAGACCACATTAATTATGCTTTGTCTACCGGTCAACAGCGGAAGACCGGTTTCGATGAAGTGGCTTTTGTCCACCAAAGCTTACCGAATATAGCAGTGGATGAGGTTCATCTGCAGTCTGAGATTGGCGAACTTACATGGAGTTCGCCAATTTTCATAAATGCTATGACGGGTGGAGGTGGAGAATCCACTACAAAAATCAATCAGGAATTATCGATTCTTTCCAGGGAAACGGGGCTGGCGATTGCGGTAGGATCGCAAATGTCAGCTCTTAAAGACCCTGCTGAACGAAAAACGTATGAAGTCGTCCGGAAGCATAACCCGGATGGGATGATTTTCGGGAATTTGGGAAGTGAGGCCACTGTTCAACAGGCAAGAGATGCCGTTGAGATGATTCGAGCCGACGCCCTGCAGATTCATTTGAATGTGATTCAGGAATTGACGATGCCAGAAGGGGACCGTGACTTCCAAGGGGCCCTGGAGAGGATACAGAATATTGCCGAGAATCTTTCCGTACCTGTGATTGTGAAAGAGACCGGGTTTGGTATCAGTAAAGAGGCTGCAGAATCCTTGTCCGACTCAACGATTTCAGCCATCGATATAGGCGGATTCGGCGGAACGAACTTCTCGAAAATCGAGAACCAGCGGAGAAAGCGTATGTTGGATTTCTTTGATGAATGGGGGATCCCCACTGCAGTATCGATAGCAGAGAGCTACGCTGTCTCAGATAAGCCAATCCTGGCTTCCGGTGGCATCCAGAACAGCCTGGACATCGTTAAGTCCCTTGGTTTAGGGGCATCAGCTGTTGGGATGGCCGGCGTCATCCTTAAACAGCTCCTTGAAACGGGTTTGAACGATACCATTGAAGAAGTGAATCAAATTCATACGGATATTCAATTTTTAATGTGTGCTCTCGGATGTAGACGGATTGACGATCTTCATAAGGTACCCATGGTGCTATCAGGTCACATATATCATTGGCTTGAAACGAGAGGATTGAATCCCCGGGGGTACAGTAATAGGTGTATGTAA
- a CDS encoding YpzI family protein, producing the protein MGKDRQEKKLKQSKRVESDRDQGLHYNGATSVEGPEKAKR; encoded by the coding sequence GTGGGTAAAGATCGACAAGAGAAAAAGCTGAAACAAAGCAAGCGAGTGGAATCAGACCGTGACCAGGGCTTACATTACAATGGAGCGACAAGCGTCGAAGGACCGGAAAAAGCTAAACGCTAA
- a CDS encoding YphA family membrane protein, with amino-acid sequence MRKKHSERFRYSFICLLLICVFPYGMMVGPVEVSFPVIVLALICIVTIRNLSLREKLYMLVAVLSMGMLYAGIALISIYDPVLMFIDRDIILSLSLVLVGVLFYSHTTQHRLRLIAVALSSVTGDIFLSIPLNKVGFYYSIGGPAYLDVLALTIGLLSALKIVVEINQAVHIKTQTNKGEMKNL; translated from the coding sequence ATGAGAAAGAAGCATTCGGAACGTTTTCGTTATTCGTTTATTTGTTTATTGCTCATATGTGTATTTCCATATGGAATGATGGTGGGTCCTGTAGAAGTATCATTCCCTGTTATTGTACTTGCACTCATTTGTATTGTTACTATACGAAATTTAAGCTTGAGAGAGAAGTTATATATGCTTGTAGCAGTTCTCTCCATGGGGATGCTCTACGCTGGAATCGCTCTGATTTCCATTTATGACCCGGTACTTATGTTTATAGATCGGGATATCATCCTTTCTTTATCGTTGGTACTTGTAGGTGTTCTTTTCTACAGCCACACCACCCAACACAGGCTCCGCCTCATTGCAGTCGCTTTAAGCAGTGTGACCGGCGACATTTTTCTGAGCATTCCATTAAACAAGGTTGGATTTTACTATTCGATCGGAGGACCTGCTTACTTGGACGTGCTTGCACTAACCATCGGGCTTTTATCAGCCTTGAAAATAGTGGTGGAAATAAATCAGGCTGTTCACATCAAGACACAAACAAATAAGGGGGAAATGAAGAATCTATGA